In a single window of the Danio rerio strain Tuebingen ecotype United States chromosome 20, GRCz12tu, whole genome shotgun sequence genome:
- the ftr63 gene encoding E3 ubiquitin/ISG15 ligase TRIM25, protein MSCLTDCWNKEDQKGVYSCPQCRKTFTPRPALGKNIILAEMVEKMKKISAVVPAGSGDMQCDVCTGRKNKAVKSCLVCIESYCQIHFNRHEEFRSGKPHKVIDATRRIKQMICPQHGKQVEIYCHTDKTCICCLCAMGKHKNHRMVTATTEKTIKQKNLEQTQRTFKHRIQQKEKDLQELREVVKSHKRSTQATIKNSEMIFTKLICFIERSRSQMTQVIRSRENAVVSKAERLMEQMKQEIDELKRQDAEMQQLLQTEHHILFLQSFRSFFLPPESTDSFKLAVNTYICYDDIRKSVSLLQKKLEDFCTETISKISGKVRFIGVNFTSDEDEDEEDEDEDEEEDDDEDEEDEDDNEDEEDEDEEDEDEEEDDDEDEEEDDEEEEDDTSKPKFFTASQSRSYKQTWTHQAFSTSESKSRSFRESGSKPGPFPKRELKSRSFREPELQSRPSSITETGSRGLIKPRFGSIPSKLSRDRYYTQKD, encoded by the exons ATGAGCTGCCTTACAGATTGCTGGAATAAGGAGGATCAGAAAGGGGTTTACAGCTGCCCGCAGTGCAGAAAAACCTTCACCCCAAGACCTGCGTTGGGTAAAAACATCATTCTGGCGGAAATGGTGGAGAAAATGAAGAAAATCTCAGCTGTTGTTCCAGCTGGATCTGGAGATATGCAGTGCGACGTCTGCACTGGAAGAAAAAACAAAGCCGTCAAGTCCTGTCTGGTGTGTATAGAATCCTACTGTCAGATTCATTTCAATCGTCATGAAGAATTTCGCTCAGGAAAACCACACAAAGTGATTGATGCCACTCGACGAATCAAGCAGATGATCTGTCCTCAACATGGGAAACAAGTGGAAATCTACTGCCACACTGACAAGACCTGTATTTGTTGCCTGTGTGCAATGGGTAAACACAAAAACCACAGGATGGTAACAGCCACAACAGAGAAGACAATCAAGCAG aaaaatctAGAACAAACACAAAGAACCTTCAAGCATAGAATCCAGCAGAAAGAGAAAGATCTTCAGGAGCTGAGAGAGGTTGTGAAAAGTCATAAG CGATCCACACAGGCAACAATAAAGAACAGTGAGATGATCTTTACTAAACTGATCTGCTTCATTGAAAGAAGCCGCTCTCAGATGACACAGGTGATCAGATCTCGCGAAAACGCCGTAGTGTCTAAGGCTGAAAGACTCATGGAGCAAATGAAGCAGGAGATTGATGAGCTGAAGAGACAAGATGCTGAAATGCAGCAGCTTTTACAAACAGAGCATCATATTCTTTTCCTTCAG AGCTTCCGCTCTTTCTTTCTTCCCCCTGAATCTACAGATTCTTTCAAGCTTGCCGTCAATACTTACATCTGCTATGACGATATTAGAAAATCTGTCTCTCTCCTACAAAAGAAACTTGAGGATTTCTGCACAGAGACGATAAGCAAAATATCTGGTAAAG TGAGATTTATTGGGGTCAATTTCACATctgatgaggatgaagatgaggagGATGAGGATGAAGACGAGgaagaggatgatgatgaagacgaggaggatgaagatgataatgaagacgaggaggatgaagatgaggagGATGAAGACGAGgaagaggatgatgatgaagacgaggaggaggatgatgaggaagaggaggacgACA CGTCAAAGCCTAAATTCTTTACAGCATCACAGTCCAGAAGTTATAAACAAACATGGACACATCAAGCCTTCTCAACATCAGAGTCAAAATCGAGGAGCTTCAGAGAATCAGGGTCAAAACCTGGACCCTTCCCTAAAAGGGAGTTAAAATCTAGGAGCTTCAGGGAACCAGAGTTGCAATCTAGACCCTCGTCAATAACAGAAACGGGGTCCAGGGGTTTGATAAAACCACGGTTTGGCTCTATACCGTCCAAACTGTCACGTGACAGATACTACACACAGAAAGACTAA